The genomic segment ACTTTCGAAAGAAGAGGAACACGTTCTAACAATTCATGACGACAAACCGCATATGGAGGACATTCCGTTGATCCCAGCGATATGAAACGTTTATCCCCCCATGTCTCTCGAGCATATCGACCACCACCAAATTTCTTTATTAGAGCCGAGCGCTTTTTTGAATCATTCATTGCGCGGCGTTGTTTATTTTCATCACCCCACCACCAGCATAAGCGCAGTTTACCATCGCGAGTTGTCACACTGAGAGCCGCTTTACCCCCATCATCACAAGAACGTAATCTATAGAATAGCCATCGCTTACAGTCGATCACCATAACCACAACGCTAGATACTTCATAGATTTGCTTATTATAAATCACCTTTGCGCCATAGTTCAGAATATCAGGGAGAAACTTTACGCCGTAAGGAACACGGTATAACTCATCATCCGAAGAAAGTTGCAAGGACCTGAGCTGCAACCGTTTCGTTCCATAAATACATAGGACAACTATCACCATCAAGCATGGAATCGCATAGTTCAATACAGACAACACCATATCAAAGCCCCAATACTACAACAAAAAAACGTAGATGACACTAAAAAGGAAGTGCATTTTCGGAATAACTACACATGACATATGCAACCCTAAAATAAACCTGCAGCCAGCACAATAGCCTTGGCTCCAGAAAGAATTGTTCCAACCCCCGTTATTGCAGTGAGCACCGCCCAACCCATCTCGGCGTCAAAGCCTTCGCCGTGCCAATCAGATTTTTCTGGCGGAAGTATTGTGACGTCATTGGCGGACACACGCGTTCCCACAAATAGTTCTTCCGTGTCGTGGTCGCTTCCATCCCAGTTGGCAAAGAACAACCAGCGCTGGCGCATATCATTGTTAAACAACTTGTACGCAACCGCTCCCCTGCGCCCGTGTGTCAATTCCCCTTCTGCACGATAGTCGCTTGCACCTTCCGTGCAGGCGGTATATTTCGAGCCGTCGATAGTAATAGCGAGTTCTTCTGCGCGCTGTCGGGTATCGCCACGGTTCCACCAGCAGACGTGCAGTTCCCCGTTGTCTATGTGCACACTCAGAGCGTCGTTTCGCAGAATGCCGCCTTCATTACTGTGCAGGGCATAGAAGTACCAGGGTGCATCGTCGATGGTAAAGACGTACACATCACGCACCACATACTGCACTCCCGAATAAATAACTCGAGCGCCGCAGCGCATGCGTTCTGGCAGAAATTTGGAAACACAGGGAATACCCGAAAGTTCGCTATCAAGCCCCAGCTGAGGAAGCATGCCCCGTGCACGCCAGAATCTACGCAAACTCACTACCGTGCATGCCGCCAGCAACGGCGTGATCACGCACAAGGTGTATAAAAGTCCCACAGCATTCCTCCTGCGGTTGTTGCTTACATGGCGCCCTCCCACTCACTGTCCTCAAAAGGATTGTGAGCGGGAGGACTCCATAACCGCCGTATGTGGGATGCTCTGGGGGTGCGAAAAGTTACATGGGCGCGCTTAACACCATGATGCTGTCGCTGGGGTCGACCTCATTGTGAATGTGATGCGGAGTAATACCCATATCGTCAAGGGCACTCCAGATTTTCTCCAATTGGGCTTGTTTATCCAGGTAGTAGTCGGACTCAAATATGCGAACAAAGCGCCAGCCCAGGCGTTCTAAATCGCGCTGCCGTCGCAGGTCTTTGTCAATGTATTCCAGCCCGCGCCAATGGTCGCCATCGCATTCAACGGCAAGGCGGGCATCGGTTCCTTGCACAACAAGGTCGATGCGGTAGGGGTGGGCATCGAATTGCGGAATGACACGGTAGCCGCGGTCCACAATGGCGTTGTACACGCGCTGTTCAAAGAGCGAATTGAAAGGCCCCACGCGGTCATCGTCGGATACGCGTTCGGATTTCTCATCGCTCACGGTGTGGGTTGCCACGCCGTAGGCGTATTTCAGCAGTTTGTAGCGCACGTCCTCGGGGTTAGTCAGCTCGTCCATGCCCACGGAATGGAATAGCCATACCTGGTCTTTGGCGCGACTGACCGCAACGTTATAGCGCTGAACATATACGTCTGAGGTAAGGGCGGGCAGACGCTTGTTTTCGTCTTTTGCGGCAACCATGCTGAGGAACATCACATCGCGTTCGGCGCCCTGGAATTCCGCCGGTGTACCCACCCGCAGGTTGTGTTTTTCCCACACTTCCGCCGGTAGTTGTTCCATCAGCCGTGTTTGAATGTAGTCGGCTTGCCGAGAGGAACTGAGCAGCGAAATCACGCCAATTGTTTTATCGGCATAGGTGGGGTCATTAATGCATTCGCAGAGCTGCGCTATCAGCGCATCCGCTTCGCCTCGGTTTATTTTGCCGCTCCTTTCTTGGCGGCCGTACGGTGTGTGCACAATCTTGAAAGGCGCGAGCCGATCTGCGGGGACTTCCCGGACGGGAGTAAGGGTAATGTCGTCCGGCTCGTAGGTGAGTTGATTGGAGAACCCGATAATCTCGGGTACGCAACGCCGATGTTCAGTGAGGGTGAGCGTGCCGCCGAACCTGGCCGACGCGACGTCGAAAAGCGAGCGTTTCGGGTCGGCCCAGCCTGCTTTGTCTTCATCATCGTCCAGATAGTGGTCGGCGAGTTTGCGCATGTCTTCCTCCCTCACGCCGACGGCGGAAGGCGAGACTTGTTTATCATCGCCGATCACGATAATGCTGGGTGCGAGATATTGCAGGAAGCAGGCTTCCGCCCCGGCTTGCGACGCCTCGTCCACCATCACCACGTCAAACATATTGCTCTGCACATCCAGCTGGTCAATAATGCGGTGCAGCGGCATAATCCACACCGGAACAGCCTCGCGGCAATTATCCAGCGCCCGGCGAACTTCCCTCAATTGCTGGTCCGCATATTTACCGGTTCCTTTGCCCAGGCGTTTCACGCTTTGCGCGTATTCCACCAGGTTTTTACGCATCCGGGCGGTAATGCGATGCCCGCTCAAAGCGTGGTCCCATGCCCGTGCCGCCGCGAGGGTACGCACCTCCTGGTAGATTTTCTCTTCCAGCAACGTGAGTTCTTTATCCAGCTGGGCTATATCCGCGCCTGGACGAATATCCACTTGCTGCGCCGCACGGAACCAGTTCAGCGCAGGACGAACAGTGCGCAGCCTTTCTATCATCTTGTCGCTGCCCTCGGAGGTGCGAAGGTCCTTGGCAAACTGCGGCGACCATTCGGATAACACACCATCGAGCCTATGGAACTCGGCAAACGCCTGATGCTGGCGCATATAAGCCTCGCCCACGCTCAAAGACTCACGGGCGGCGGCAAAATCACCATCCAACATCACGCTGCGGTAGCGCTGTAGCCAGGGAACATCAGGGTGTTTATCGGCCACTTTATTCGTCTGGCGGTGCACAATCTGCAGCTGGGCTTTCTTCTGGTCAATCTGCGCCATCAATGCTGGGGCACCCGCGTATCTTTCCAGCCCTGCGATCAGTTCTGGCAGCTTAGACCCCTCTGGAGGAAACGCAAACGGCGCGAGCAATTGCCGTGCCGGCGGGTAGGCGCTCACGGCATCAATGCACTGGGTGATCTGCGCAAGATCCGCTTCCATGCGAGCCACCATCACGGCCGTTTTGACGTCATTGGACACCGGCAGCCACTGCGGAATTTCCTTGCGCAGCGCATCCAATTCCCAGTGCACTTGGATATGCGCGATCACTGCCTCAACCTGCTCTGCCGTGGAGGGCTGTTCCCCTTCCACACTCACGGCAGCAAAGAACTCCTTACCGTCTTTGAGCAGCGCTGGAGCGAATACGCCGAGTTTCACTTGTCCATGCGCGTCGGTTTTCAGTGGTCCTTTTTCATTGAGGTAATCGCGCAGGCGTTTGGCGTACGGCAAATACTTTTCCATGTCAGCTGCGTTGTTGCCCACGCTGATTTTCTTTACTGCCCCTATGGTGAGAAGCAGCCGCTCTATGGTCTGAACGCGAGTAGACAACTGTTTAATGCTGGTCCGCCATGCCTCCAATTCGGCCGCGTCATAGGCTTTCATAAAGTCAGCAACCCACGCGCTCCCCGACCGGTTGATCCGCTCAAGCTGCTCGTTCAATTTCACGGCTTGCTCACGAGCAGCAACCCGCGTTTCCTCTGTGGAAGCCTGCAGGGCTGCCCATTGTTCCTCAGTCAATCCGGTTCGATGCGACTCCAGTTGCGCATCCAGGCCCGCCAGCGCCTCCACCACGTATTCGCATTCATCGGGCTGCGGCAGCGCATCGAAATCCACCCGCCGCGTCATCTCGATCTGTTCCTTATCAGCGTCACGATAAGCGATGAGCTGCTTGCAATAGCGGTCAATATCTTTCAGGGACAGCGGGAACTTCTTCACCCCGCCAGCGCCCCTGGCCACGATCACTTCAATGGCGTAATCCCAAATCCAGCCGTAGCGTGCGGAATCCTCCTGGACCTGCGCGGCCAGCAATCCCGGTGGCAGTTCGTATCCGGGAATGTGCGCAGGTTCGGTTTTCCGGCGAATTTCTGCGGATATCTGTTGTAGCAGCTCCGCACGGCGCTGTTGGAAGTGGTGGAGGTTATCCACGGCGTCGTTAATAGCACGGCGGGAGACTGTCTGATCAAATTCGGCGGCGGACCGGGCAATGCGGTTCACGGCCAGCCGCAGATCGGCCATATCGTCCGCCGATGTGCCGATCACCGACACCGCCAATTCCCTAATTTCCTCCGGGAGTTTATCGCGGACCTCGTACAATGCGCGGTCCGCCTCGGCGGTCACAAGCACCCTTTTACCCTGGGCCAGGAAATGCGAGAGCAACGCGGCGGCCATGTGGGTTTTACCCGTGCCGGGCGGGCCCTGAACCACCACTTGACTGTGCTGATCCACGCGTTCAATAATGCGCTGTTGAATGTCATTGAGCGGAAGCGGGCTGAAAATGTCATCGCCAAAAGGCACCACCGCGCCCGGCTCATCAGATGCCACGACCGGCGGTTCCTGGTCCGGGTCCAACAACGACAACAAGCCCGCAGGAACGGTCCCGGATTGCTCAATCTCGGCGGCAATTTTCTCGTACGCCACGGCAAAGCCCGTGTTCTGGCGCTTACGCAGAATCAGGGCGGGTGCCCAGTTAATCACCGGCGTTTCCTTCGGTTGCGCGCCCCGGCCACGCGGCAAATACACCGCCGACGTGGACAAACTGTTGGCGGTAAACACGCCGAGATCATCAAACAGTTCAATATCAAAAATATGGCCCGCGTACTCGGCGGCCTTGGCGGTTATGTCCTTGACAAACGAACGGTCTTGAAGAGCCTCCACCGGAATGAAATCCACTTCGGCCTTCAACGGTGCGGCACCATCGGCCAGCGAATACCGAATCTCCCCGGTCGTCTTATCCAGCGCAGACGTCACCGTCACCGTAAACAAATGCCGGTTAATCTGCGTGCTCTCGGCCCGCTTCCCACCGGGTGCCCACGCCAGCAACCCCAAGCCCAGCACCAGTTCGAACTCCTCGCTGGATTGGCTGGCGTTGATGTGCGCGTCAAACAGCGTGTTATACACGTCCTGATACTGCTTCGCCGCGGCCCAGGCATCCCATTTTTCCAGCCAGTAGTTGGCCTGCT from the Corynebacterium durum genome contains:
- a CDS encoding DUF4178 domain-containing protein; protein product: MGLLYTLCVITPLLAACTVVSLRRFWRARGMLPQLGLDSELSGIPCVSKFLPERMRCGARVIYSGVQYVVRDVYVFTIDDAPWYFYALHSNEGGILRNDALSVHIDNGELHVCWWNRGDTRQRAEELAITIDGSKYTACTEGASDYRAEGELTHGRRGAVAYKLFNNDMRQRWLFFANWDGSDHDTEELFVGTRVSANDVTILPPEKSDWHGEGFDAEMGWAVLTAITGVGTILSGAKAIVLAAGLF
- a CDS encoding AAA domain-containing protein, producing MTTQSDKAARLFQFLAQVRRLREHTTTDIKGFEDRGGVVWLSDVAHNTAANGWPVRVNALLWQRLGLLDADDDPGRTGDAVIIAAGRPKHMEAPRLPEKLKPWIEGASHNHRRRPSVKPDADEETTKQANYWLEKWDAWAAAKQYQDVYNTLFDAHINASQSSEEFELVLGLGLLAWAPGGKRAESTQINRHLFTVTVTSALDKTTGEIRYSLADGAAPLKAEVDFIPVEALQDRSFVKDITAKAAEYAGHIFDIELFDDLGVFTANSLSTSAVYLPRGRGAQPKETPVINWAPALILRKRQNTGFAVAYEKIAAEIEQSGTVPAGLLSLLDPDQEPPVVASDEPGAVVPFGDDIFSPLPLNDIQQRIIERVDQHSQVVVQGPPGTGKTHMAAALLSHFLAQGKRVLVTAEADRALYEVRDKLPEEIRELAVSVIGTSADDMADLRLAVNRIARSAAEFDQTVSRRAINDAVDNLHHFQQRRAELLQQISAEIRRKTEPAHIPGYELPPGLLAAQVQEDSARYGWIWDYAIEVIVARGAGGVKKFPLSLKDIDRYCKQLIAYRDADKEQIEMTRRVDFDALPQPDECEYVVEALAGLDAQLESHRTGLTEEQWAALQASTEETRVAAREQAVKLNEQLERINRSGSAWVADFMKAYDAAELEAWRTSIKQLSTRVQTIERLLLTIGAVKKISVGNNAADMEKYLPYAKRLRDYLNEKGPLKTDAHGQVKLGVFAPALLKDGKEFFAAVSVEGEQPSTAEQVEAVIAHIQVHWELDALRKEIPQWLPVSNDVKTAVMVARMEADLAQITQCIDAVSAYPPARQLLAPFAFPPEGSKLPELIAGLERYAGAPALMAQIDQKKAQLQIVHRQTNKVADKHPDVPWLQRYRSVMLDGDFAAARESLSVGEAYMRQHQAFAEFHRLDGVLSEWSPQFAKDLRTSEGSDKMIERLRTVRPALNWFRAAQQVDIRPGADIAQLDKELTLLEEKIYQEVRTLAAARAWDHALSGHRITARMRKNLVEYAQSVKRLGKGTGKYADQQLREVRRALDNCREAVPVWIMPLHRIIDQLDVQSNMFDVVMVDEASQAGAEACFLQYLAPSIIVIGDDKQVSPSAVGVREEDMRKLADHYLDDDEDKAGWADPKRSLFDVASARFGGTLTLTEHRRCVPEIIGFSNQLTYEPDDITLTPVREVPADRLAPFKIVHTPYGRQERSGKINRGEADALIAQLCECINDPTYADKTIGVISLLSSSRQADYIQTRLMEQLPAEVWEKHNLRVGTPAEFQGAERDVMFLSMVAAKDENKRLPALTSDVYVQRYNVAVSRAKDQVWLFHSVGMDELTNPEDVRYKLLKYAYGVATHTVSDEKSERVSDDDRVGPFNSLFEQRVYNAIVDRGYRVIPQFDAHPYRIDLVVQGTDARLAVECDGDHWRGLEYIDKDLRRQRDLERLGWRFVRIFESDYYLDKQAQLEKIWSALDDMGITPHHIHNEVDPSDSIMVLSAPM